The Fulvia fulva chromosome 13, complete sequence genome window below encodes:
- a CDS encoding LYR motif-containing protein 4: MSSSAGLEVRSLYRSLLRTSRQFAAYNFREYAKRRTRDAFRDSKTVTDERQIQELVQKGLKELQILKRQTVVSQFFQLDRLVVEGGKTGKQTGDKGDITRNRDMGWD, encoded by the exons ATGTCATCGTCAGCGGGACTGGAAGTACGATCATTGTACAGAtcattattacggacatcgaGACAATTCGCTGCATACAACTTCAGGGAATACGCGAAGAGGAGGACAAGAGATGCGTTCAGGGATAGTAAGACTGTGACAGACGAGAGGCAAATACAGGAGCTTGTGCAGAAGGGCTTGAAAGAGCTGCAGATATTGAAG AGACAAACAGTGGTATCTCAATTCTTCCAGCTGGACAGGTTAGTGGTGGAAGGCGGCAAGACGGGAAAGCAGACCGGTGACAAAGGCGATATAACGCGGAATCGGGATATGGG ATGGGATTGA
- a CDS encoding Putative metabolite transport protein: MADRKEEDAIGTEKRHSHSSSDVEKYHQENAYDDTPRQASVVAKLKNPLAGMTEEDVIRDVDTFVDARGLGDEREAFRKGALLARVTQRENGFERINMLSEEEKGWLRNEIAHRWDQPFMLYFLVVLCAGSAIVQGMDQTSVNGAQQFYFRTFNIPSEAVWQRGLLNGAPYLCSAVIGCWMNAPLNKFFGRRGTIWISCFISFVAGIWMAAADSWYNLLISRFALGFAVGAKSSTTPVYAAESAPKTIRGALTMMWQMWTAFGIMLGFVVSVAFQDTDFLGTDTQWRWMLGSTSIPPLLVMLQVYFCPESPRWYMEKGKWDKAYRSMKALRKHDIQATRDMYYAYKLLEVESSQREGKSLWKEFFLVRRNRRAAQSSFFVMFMQQFCGVNVIAYYSTQIFVDAGFDERRALLVSFGTGVTNFLFAIPAIYTIDTFGRRNLLLVTFPLMALCLFWCGFSFLIPNGPATEAEPGGSVPTGKLGSIAAAIYAFMVVYSPGEGPVPFTYSAEAFPLYIRDIGMSFATATTWGFNFILSLTWPALVQAFTSTGAFCWYAAWNIFGWVFCYFLLPETKNLTLEELDNVFNVGNREHAKYYTEKLPWYVNRHLLRRDVQVFEPLYRFGDPEAESERRASVASRRGLSAARRASVEGGKEGGV; this comes from the exons ATGGCAGATCGAAAGGAAGAAGATGCCATTGGCACTGAGAAGAGACACTCTCACTCCTCCTCCGACGTCGAGAAGTACCACCAAGAGAATGCCTACGATGACACCCCACGACAGGCCAGCGTGGTGGCCAAGCTCAAGAATCCTCTCGCGGGCATGACGGAGGAAGATGTCATCCGGGATGTCGATACATTCGTCGATGCTCGCGGTCTTGGAGATGAGAGGGAAGCGTTCCGAAAAGGCGCCCTCCTCGCGCGAGTCACACAGCGCGAAAACGGGTTTGAGAGAATCAACATGCTATCAGAGGAAGAGAAAGGCTGGCTACGAAACGAAATCGCACACCGCTGGGACCAACCCTTTATGCTGTACTTCCTCGTAGTTCTTTGCGCTGGCTCCGCGATCGTGCAGGGCATGGACCAAACAAGCGTCAACGGCGCCCAACAATTCTACTTCCGAACCTTCAACATCCCCTCAGAAGCCGTCTGGCAGCGTGGCCTACTGAACGGCGCGCCGTACCTCTGCTCAGCCGTCATAGGATGCTGGATGAACGCCCCGCTGAACAAATTCTTCGGACGCCGTGGCACGATTTGGATTTCTTGCTTCATCTCCTTCGTCGCTGGGATTTGGATGGCTGCGGCGGATAGCTGGTATAACCTGCTGATCTCGCGATTCGCGTTGGGTTTTGCCGTTGGTGCGAAGAGTTCTACGACCCCGGTGTACGCAGCGGAATCGGCACCGAAGACAATTCGTGGTGCTCTTACTATGATGTGGCAGATGTGGACGGCTTTCGGCATCATGCTTGGCTTCGTCGTGTCCGTCGCCTTCCAGGACACCGACTTCCTAGGTACTGATACGCAGTGGCGTTGGATGCTGGGCTCGACGTCCATCCCGCCTTTGCTCGTCATGCTGCAGGTGTACTTCTGCCCCGAGTCTCCGCGCTGGTACATGGAGAAAGGCAAGTGGGATAAAGCGTACCGCTCGATGAAAGCTCTGCGAAAACACGACATTCAGGCGACGAGGGATATGTACTACGCCTACAAACTCCTCGAAGTGGAGTCCTCGCAGCGTGAGGGCAAGAGTCTCTGGAAGGAATTTTTCCTCGTGCGCCGAAACCGTCGCGCGGCGCAGAGTTCGTTTTTCGTCATGTTCATGCAGCAGTTCTGCGGTGTC AACGTCATAGCCTACTACTCGACCCAAATCTTCGTCGACGCCGGCTTCGACGAGCGCCGCGCTCTGCTCGTCTCCTTCGGCACCGGCGTCACAAACTTCCTCTTCGCCATCCCCGCCATCTACACCATCGACACCTTCGGGCGCCGCAACCTCCTGCTCGTAACCTTCCCACTGATGGCCCTCTGTCTGTTCTGGTGCGGCTTTAGTTTCCTGATCCCCAACGGTCCCGCCACCGAGGCCGAGCCGGGAGGCTCCGTCCCGACTGGAAAGCTGGGCAGTATTGCGGCGGCGATATATGCGTTTATGGTGGTGTATTCTCCAGGAGAGGGGCCGGTGCCGTTTACGTATTCGGCTGAGGCGTTTCCGCTGTATATTCGGGATATTGGAATGAGTTTCGCGACTGCTACGACGTGGGGGTTTAATTTTATTCTCTCTCTCACCTGGCCCGCTTTGGTCCAGGCTTTCACGTCCACGGGTGCGTTCTGCTGGTATGCAGCCTGGAATATCTTTGGCTGGGTCTTCTGCTACTTTTTGCTGCCGGAGACTAAAAACCTCACGCTGGAAGAATTGGATAATGTATTCAATGTTGGTAACAGGGAGCATGCGAAGTACTATACGGAGAAGTTGCCGTGGTATGTTAATAGGCATCTTTTGAGGAGGGATGTCCAGGTGTTTGAGCCGCTTTATCGATTCGGGGATCCGGAGGCGGAGAGTGAGAGGAGGGCGAGTGTGGCGAGTCGGAGGGGGTTGAGTGCGGCGAGGAGGGCGAGTGTAGAAGGTGGGAAGGAGGGAGGAGTTTGA